AAAATTTGCTTGTTCACATGGCGGTGTTACTCCAGCAAATGATGGAGCAAGCCATCAAGCAATTGAAGATATGGGTGTTCTTCGTACTATTCCAAATATGACTGTAATTATGCCAGCAGATTATTACGCTGCTAAAAAATTGGTAAAAGCAGCTGCTGAAATGTATGGTCCTGTATTTTTAAGATTTACGCGTGATAACATCCCTGTTATTTATGATGAAAATACTGAATTTGAAATTGGTAAAGCTGTAAAACTTTCTGACGGTAAAGATGTAGCAATCATTGCTAATGGTGATACAGTTCGTTTAGCTATCGAAGCAAAAGAAACTTTGGAAAAAGAAGGAATTTCTGTTCGTCTTCTTGATATGCATACAATTAAACCACTTGATAAAGAAGCAGTTATCTCTTGTATAAATGATATTGGTAAAATTATTACAGTAGAAGACCATAATATTATTAATGGTTTAGGTAGTGCGGTTTGTGAAGTGGCAGCAGAAATGGGTAAAGGTAAAGTTTACCGTATTGGTATTCAAG
The window above is part of the Megamonas hypermegale genome. Proteins encoded here:
- a CDS encoding transketolase family protein; its protein translation is MDTTKKIATRNGFGEEIVELGKNNDKIYVIDNDIGKSCKTSAFMKALPQQYINVGIAEQNGAGVAAGLATCGKIPFVVTYAVFGSLRMCEQIRQEVCYPNLNVKFACSHGGVTPANDGASHQAIEDMGVLRTIPNMTVIMPADYYAAKKLVKAAAEMYGPVFLRFTRDNIPVIYDENTEFEIGKAVKLSDGKDVAIIANGDTVRLAIEAKETLEKEGISVRLLDMHTIKPLDKEAVISCINDIGKIITVEDHNIINGLGSAVCEVAAEMGKGKVYRIGIQDQFGQSAPYERLLAMNGITVENIIEQAKAIQK